CCTCCCCGTCCGGTGAGAGCGCGAGGGTCCAACGGTCCCACAACAGACGTTCGCGATCGGCGCCGCGGCAGGTGGGGGCCGTCCGCGCGTACAGCTCGGCGGCGCGCTCCGGGCGGAGCCGGGCCAAGAGCAGCGCCGCGTCGTCGGCCGCGTCCGAGCGGCAGGCCGAATCGATCGCGAGGACCTTTCCGAGAGCCCGCTCCGCCTTCGCTCTCCGGCCGGCGCGGATCCAGCGCGCCGCCAGCCGGACGAGACGCTCCGGACCGGCTCCTTCCGGAGCGGACTCCGGGGCGGGGCCCAGGGCCTCGTCCAGCGCCGCGAGGATGGCCGGGCCGTGCTGCATCCCCTCCAGTCGCGCCCGCACCGCCCCCTCGTCCGGGTCGAGGAAGAGGATCACGGGAAGCCCCTCGATTCCGTACCGCTGCGCCAGATCGACGCCCCGGCCGTGAGGCACGTCGACCTCGATCCGGACCGGGACGACCTCGCGCTCGAGGTCCATGGCGAGGTCGGGATCGCTCCACACCTCGTCGTCCATCACGTGGCAGAAGCGGCACCATCGAGCCCAGCAGTCGACCAGAACCAGCTTCCCCCGAAGGCGCGCTTCCTCCCGCGCCGCGTCGAGATCCCCGGGGAACCACCTGACGGCGCCGGAAGCGGGACCCAGCGCCGCGACGAGCGCCGCGCCGGCGAGAAGGCGCCGGATCACGCGGCGACCCTTTCCCCCCTGACCTCGAGCGAGGTGGGGTCGAGGGAGGTCAGGCGCACCGGAACGAGTTCGCCGGGGGGAAGACCGGGCACCCGGACCTCGATGTAGTTCCCGGTGAGCGCCCGCCGCGCCCCGTCGTCGGCCACCGCTTCGAGGGCCAGAGCCTCGAAGGTCCGCCCGAGCATGCGCGACCGGAAGGCCCGAGCCAGCTCGGTTCCCGCCTGACGGAGCCGGGCGGTTCGCGCCCGGCGCCGCGCCGGGTCGACCTGGCCTGGAAGGGATGCGGCCCTGGTCCCGGGTCGCGGCGAGTAGCTGAAAACGTGCAAGTAGGCGAGCGGGAGGCTCTCGACAAGACGGAGCGTCCGGCGGAAGTCCTCCTCCGTCTCGCCCGGGAAGCCGGTGATCACGTCCGCGCCGATGCAGACATCGGGCACGCGCTCGGCGACCGACTCCACGACCCTGCGGTAGTCGGCGCTGCGGTAGTTGCGCGACATGAGGGCGAGGATGCGGTCCGACCCGCTCTGGAGCGGCACCTGCAGGTGCGGAACGAGCACGTCGGGGCGGGCGGCCATCAGATCGAGGATCTCGGGGGCGACGCAGCGCGGCTCGAGTGAGTTGAGGCGGTAGCGCACCCCGGCGTCGAGATTCACCAGCGTTTCCAACAGCTCGGCCAGCCGGCGCCGCGGCGTGAGATCGCGTCCCCAGGCTCCCGTGTTGATTCCGGTCAGCCCCACTTCCTTGACGCCCGCGTCGGCGAGCCGGCGGACGCCGTCGACCACCTGTTGGAGGGGCACCGAGCGGCTGGGACCGCGGACCGAGGGGATCACGCAGTAGCTGCAGCGGAGGTCGCAGCCCTCCTGGATTCTGAGAAACGCGCGGGCGCGATCGGCGAAGAAGAGGTCGATCGAGGCCGTGACGCAAGCCTCCTCGCCGA
This DNA window, taken from Acidobacteriota bacterium, encodes the following:
- a CDS encoding MiaB/RimO family radical SAM methylthiotransferase; the protein is MRDAGPARRPIDRSSEGEGAPRGLYHVVTLGCKLNRFDSSRVEGILRAAGYRATADVRRADVIVLNTCTVTGRADAEGRKLARRLRRANPRARLIATGCYAERDPEALRRLGVLDEVVGLAERDRLPEALFGEEACVTASIDLFFADRARAFLRIQEGCDLRCSYCVIPSVRGPSRSVPLQQVVDGVRRLADAGVKEVGLTGINTGAWGRDLTPRRRLAELLETLVNLDAGVRYRLNSLEPRCVAPEILDLMAARPDVLVPHLQVPLQSGSDRILALMSRNYRSADYRRVVESVAERVPDVCIGADVITGFPGETEEDFRRTLRLVESLPLAYLHVFSYSPRPGTRAASLPGQVDPARRRARTARLRQAGTELARAFRSRMLGRTFEALALEAVADDGARRALTGNYIEVRVPGLPPGELVPVRLTSLDPTSLEVRGERVAA
- a CDS encoding DUF255 domain-containing protein, with the protein product MIRRLLAGAALVAALGPASGAVRWFPGDLDAAREEARLRGKLVLVDCWARWCRFCHVMDDEVWSDPDLAMDLEREVVPVRIEVDVPHGRGVDLAQRYGIEGLPVILFLDPDEGAVRARLEGMQHGPAILAALDEALGPAPESAPEGAGPERLVRLAARWIRAGRRAKAERALGKVLAIDSACRSDAADDAALLLARLRPERAAELYARTAPTCRGADRERLLWDRWTLALSPDGEELGAQLRAKAERFPRDGEAALELAAWLRGEGRLREAAGEARRAAELLPGDTRAFALLAEILEAEGDREGALAALEEAIAIDPHDPELRKARLRLRLERRGERR